The following proteins are encoded in a genomic region of Candidatus Angelobacter sp.:
- the mutM gene encoding bifunctional DNA-formamidopyrimidine glycosylase/DNA-(apurinic or apyrimidinic site) lyase, with translation MPELPEVEILVRHLAPLLKGKTIRGVEVRHARVLRPTQPAQLSHALNGAVFVNLIRRAKYLMFALRRADGKGTFLLAGHLGMTGRMFLQPAGAPLPRHTAVALDLGRQRFIFEDTRRFGRFTLDLSAQRGLGPEPLGKEFTVEYFAAALKRSSQGIKIKLLDQSLLAGVGNIYACEALFAARVSPRLAARKLTRDQVRRLWRSIRQVLVKAVEFGGTVSLDWTGRTNDGGVFYYGNAGSPPDFYEERLQVYDRQGRPCRVCKAPVKRIVQAARSTFYCPRCQRN, from the coding sequence ATGCCGGAACTGCCCGAAGTTGAGATTCTCGTGAGGCATCTCGCTCCGCTGCTGAAAGGCAAAACCATTCGTGGTGTCGAAGTCCGTCATGCGCGGGTCCTCCGGCCGACACAGCCGGCGCAGTTGAGTCACGCGTTGAACGGGGCGGTGTTTGTGAACCTCATCCGGCGCGCCAAGTATCTCATGTTTGCATTGCGGCGTGCAGACGGGAAGGGGACGTTTCTCCTGGCTGGCCACCTCGGCATGACGGGGCGCATGTTCTTGCAACCGGCCGGCGCGCCGCTGCCCAGACACACTGCCGTCGCGCTTGATCTCGGGAGGCAGCGTTTCATCTTTGAGGACACGCGCCGTTTCGGGCGGTTCACTCTCGACCTTTCAGCGCAGCGCGGGTTGGGACCGGAACCGCTCGGCAAGGAATTCACCGTTGAGTATTTCGCGGCGGCACTGAAGCGGTCTTCCCAGGGAATCAAAATCAAACTGCTCGATCAATCCCTGCTGGCCGGGGTTGGGAATATTTATGCCTGTGAAGCCTTGTTCGCGGCGCGCGTTTCGCCGCGACTGGCGGCGCGGAAACTCACACGTGACCAGGTGCGGCGTCTCTGGCGCAGCATTCGCCAGGTGCTGGTCAAGGCCGTGGAATTCGGCGGCACGGTGTCGCTCGACTGGACCGGGAGAACAAATGATGGCGGTGTGTTTTATTACGGGAACGCCGGGAGCCCGCCAGATTTTTATGAAGAGCGGTTGCAGGTTTATGACCGGCAGGGTCGTCCCTGCCGGGTCTGTAAGGCGCCCGTCAAACGCATCGTCCAGGCTGCGCGGAGCACGTTCTATTGTCCGCGCTGCCAGCGGAACTGA
- a CDS encoding YraN family protein, producing MGLWSSIKTAFVSDREAEHLRRGKLGEKAAKKHLRRVGLKFLAANFRSPRGEIDLVFRDRDCLVFVEVKTRSSEDWTRPAAAVNANKRRRLSRAALDYVRLLHNPSVKIRFDIVEVLLRDGAVREIRHLPNTFSLSPPYRYG from the coding sequence ATGGGATTGTGGTCGAGCATCAAGACGGCGTTCGTTTCCGACCGGGAGGCCGAGCACTTGCGGCGGGGCAAACTCGGCGAGAAAGCCGCGAAAAAACATCTGCGCCGGGTCGGGCTGAAATTTCTCGCCGCCAACTTCCGTTCGCCACGCGGCGAAATTGATCTGGTCTTTCGCGACCGCGATTGCCTTGTTTTCGTCGAGGTCAAGACGCGTTCCTCCGAAGACTGGACCCGACCCGCCGCCGCCGTGAATGCAAACAAGCGCCGGCGTTTGTCGCGGGCGGCGCTGGATTACGTCAGGCTGCTTCATAACCCGTCCGTGAAGATCCGCTTCGACATCGTGGAAGTACTGTTGCGCGATGGCGCGGTGCGCGAGATCCGCCATCTGCCGAACACGTTCTCGCTTTCGCCGCCTTACCGCTACGGGTAA
- a CDS encoding ribonuclease HII: MLPRLSIAPHAILVSIFAAPRQIPSVVRLASHDTPDRFEFERALTRRGLKFIAGVDEAGRGPLAGPVVAAAVLFPMEWISGGLPPELEGLNDSKQVAAGRRESFFAALTGDPAVRFAVARMEVGTIDSINILQATHRAMNEALAQLRPPPEHVLVDGLPVTSLRFPQTALVKGDARSFSIAAASILAKVTRDRLMLEYDRQFPAYGFAEHKGYGTARHLAALEKHGPCAIHRRSFAPLKAAGQAELF, encoded by the coding sequence ATGCTGCCACGATTGTCGATCGCCCCGCACGCAATTTTGGTTTCCATTTTCGCCGCGCCTCGGCAGATTCCATCCGTGGTCAGGCTGGCTTCTCATGACACTCCGGACCGGTTTGAGTTCGAGCGCGCATTGACGCGGCGCGGACTGAAGTTCATCGCCGGCGTGGACGAAGCCGGACGCGGTCCGCTCGCCGGTCCGGTTGTCGCCGCCGCTGTGTTGTTTCCCATGGAATGGATTTCGGGCGGACTTCCACCCGAGCTCGAGGGCTTGAATGACTCAAAGCAGGTGGCGGCGGGACGGCGCGAGAGTTTTTTTGCCGCTCTTACCGGCGACCCAGCCGTCAGGTTTGCCGTCGCCCGCATGGAGGTTGGGACGATCGACAGCATCAATATTTTGCAGGCCACGCACCGCGCCATGAACGAAGCGCTCGCGCAGTTGCGGCCGCCGCCCGAGCACGTGCTGGTGGACGGGCTGCCGGTGACGTCGCTGCGGTTTCCTCAGACCGCGCTGGTGAAGGGCGACGCGCGGAGTTTTTCCATCGCCGCTGCCAGCATTCTTGCCAAGGTCACACGTGACCGTCTGATGCTTGAATACGACCGGCAGTTTCCTGCGTATGGATTCGCTGAACACAAGGGCTACGGGACCGCGCGCCATCTCGCCGCCCTGGAAAAACACGGTCCCTGCGCGATTCACCGCAGGAGTTTCGCGCCGCTCAAAGCGGCGGGACAGGCGGAGCTGTTCTGA
- a CDS encoding Hsp70 family protein, with protein MSRIVGIDLGTTNSLVATVDSGIPLVIADADGRRLTPSVVHIPACGAEPVVGHAANRARVLKPAETVYSVKRFIGRRGGEISPEEMQVTYPVNAGGARPATINIHNHDYTPEEISAEVLKKLKCDAAAFLGEAVTRAVITVPAYFNDAQRNATKKAGELAGLCVERIVNEPTAAALAYGLDKLRQRSKIAVYDLGGGTFDLSILELNNGVFQVLATNGNTRLGGDDLDRRIVDFLVEKIRAAGGPDLRHGAGAPPVTVGSTPMKGTPSSPDETGHPRDLEDLAMLSRIREAAEHAKIRLSAETEVEIALPFLAADFSFHHRMTRNELEDLTRDVVARTRSHCLRSLADAKLEPRDLDQVILVGGQTRMPLVRRFVADLFGCAEFEETRGDVRPGTTPHKPKGPALNTSQNPDEAVALGAAIQAEILSGGFKNMLLLDVTPLSLGIETFGGLMNVIIPRNSTIPVKAGELFTTAVDNQRSMLIHVLQGERERARDNWSLGRFTIEFEPAPKGVARVGVQFEIDANGILQVLARDTRTGLQKVVEVKSAVDVDDAEVQKMVEESVEHAFEDLSARQWIEAQLRARETISATRKALVEWSGEIDASYKARIEDALKRTEDLLSSDDSPGDPVKLKAVLSELDEITRPLADVVMDKAMESLLRKRGVIQ; from the coding sequence GTGAGCAGAATTGTCGGCATTGACCTGGGCACCACCAATTCATTGGTGGCCACAGTGGATTCGGGAATTCCGCTGGTCATAGCAGATGCAGACGGGCGGCGGCTGACGCCGTCGGTCGTTCATATCCCCGCGTGCGGCGCAGAACCGGTCGTCGGACACGCGGCGAACCGCGCGCGGGTTTTGAAACCCGCTGAAACGGTCTATTCAGTCAAACGGTTCATCGGACGGCGCGGTGGTGAGATTTCCCCTGAAGAGATGCAGGTTACTTATCCGGTGAACGCCGGGGGCGCGAGACCGGCCACGATCAACATTCACAATCACGATTACACGCCGGAGGAGATTTCCGCCGAAGTTCTCAAGAAATTGAAGTGCGATGCCGCAGCGTTCCTCGGCGAAGCCGTCACCCGCGCCGTCATCACGGTCCCGGCGTACTTCAACGATGCGCAACGCAACGCCACGAAGAAAGCCGGCGAACTGGCGGGCCTCTGCGTTGAGCGCATCGTGAATGAGCCGACGGCTGCTGCGCTGGCGTATGGTCTCGACAAACTCAGACAGCGCTCAAAAATCGCCGTTTACGACCTGGGCGGCGGCACCTTCGACCTCTCGATTCTCGAATTGAACAACGGCGTCTTCCAGGTGCTCGCGACGAACGGCAACACGCGCCTAGGCGGCGACGATCTTGACCGGCGCATCGTCGATTTCCTTGTCGAAAAAATCAGGGCCGCGGGCGGGCCGGATTTGAGGCACGGCGCGGGCGCTCCGCCCGTCACGGTCGGCTCGACGCCGATGAAAGGCACTCCCTCAAGCCCGGACGAAACGGGGCACCCGCGTGACCTTGAAGACCTCGCAATGCTCTCGCGCATTCGCGAAGCCGCTGAACACGCGAAGATTCGTCTTTCGGCGGAAACCGAAGTCGAAATCGCGCTGCCCTTCCTCGCGGCGGATTTCAGCTTCCACCATCGAATGACACGGAACGAGCTGGAGGACCTGACCCGCGATGTCGTGGCCCGGACACGTTCGCATTGCCTGCGCTCGCTCGCCGACGCGAAACTGGAACCACGCGATCTGGATCAGGTGATCCTTGTCGGCGGGCAGACGCGGATGCCGCTGGTCCGGAGGTTCGTCGCCGACCTGTTCGGCTGCGCGGAATTCGAAGAAACGCGTGGCGACGTTCGCCCTGGCACGACGCCACACAAACCGAAGGGGCCGGCGCTCAACACGTCGCAGAATCCCGACGAAGCCGTTGCCCTCGGCGCGGCGATTCAGGCCGAAATTCTTTCCGGAGGTTTCAAAAACATGCTGTTGCTCGACGTGACGCCGTTGTCACTCGGCATTGAAACCTTTGGCGGCCTGATGAACGTCATCATTCCGCGCAACTCGACCATTCCCGTAAAGGCGGGCGAGCTGTTCACCACGGCCGTGGACAATCAACGCAGCATGTTGATCCACGTCTTGCAGGGCGAGCGCGAGCGGGCAAGGGACAACTGGAGCCTGGGCAGGTTCACGATTGAATTCGAACCCGCGCCCAAAGGCGTGGCGCGCGTTGGCGTGCAGTTCGAAATCGACGCGAACGGCATCCTGCAGGTGCTGGCGCGCGACACCCGAACAGGTCTGCAAAAAGTGGTGGAGGTGAAATCGGCTGTGGACGTGGACGATGCCGAGGTCCAAAAGATGGTGGAGGAATCCGTCGAACACGCCTTCGAGGATCTGAGCGCGCGTCAGTGGATTGAGGCACAGTTACGCGCCCGCGAAACCATCAGCGCGACCCGCAAGGCACTCGTCGAATGGTCCGGCGAGATTGATGCCAGCTACAAGGCGCGGATTGAAGACGCGCTGAAACGCACAGAAGACTTGCTGAGCAGCGACGATTCGCCCGGTGACCCCGTGAAACTAAAAGCCGTGTTGTCGGAACTGGATGAAATCACACGGCCACTCGCTGATGTCGTGATGGACAAGGCGATGGAATCGCTTCTGCGGAAACGGGGAGTAATCCAATAA
- the infC gene encoding translation initiation factor IF-3: MSRPFSPRSSPFTGSFVRVNGKIRAREVRVVGHDGRQLGVLQLGEAINLARAQGVDLVEIAPNATPPVCRLVDYGKFRYEQAKKDKEARKHQHANKVKEIQLSVTIDPHDFGVKLSHAIDFLCDDMKVKVTLRFRGREMAHQEFGYQVVKNFIKEVAPFGHPDADPKLIGKGINLMLSPLPRNKRAKNPNQPAYTGQGNGAPNEHDQSAAGTKIEVNRSDAVVASRSAPGAFENNPFAKLDLKPREERA; the protein is encoded by the coding sequence TTGAGCCGCCCGTTCTCTCCTCGTTCTTCTCCTTTCACTGGTTCATTCGTCAGGGTTAACGGAAAAATCCGGGCCCGCGAAGTCCGGGTCGTTGGACACGACGGCAGACAACTCGGTGTTTTGCAGCTCGGCGAGGCGATCAATCTGGCCCGCGCCCAGGGAGTGGACCTCGTGGAAATCGCGCCCAATGCGACCCCGCCCGTCTGCCGCCTCGTTGATTATGGCAAGTTCCGATATGAGCAGGCGAAGAAGGACAAAGAAGCCAGGAAACACCAGCACGCCAACAAAGTTAAGGAAATCCAACTCAGCGTCACGATTGACCCGCACGATTTCGGCGTCAAACTCAGCCACGCCATCGACTTTTTGTGCGACGACATGAAGGTGAAGGTTACCTTGCGATTTCGGGGACGCGAAATGGCGCATCAGGAGTTCGGTTACCAGGTGGTTAAAAACTTCATCAAGGAAGTCGCCCCGTTCGGCCATCCGGACGCGGATCCGAAACTCATCGGCAAAGGCATCAATCTGATGCTGAGTCCGCTGCCGCGCAACAAGCGGGCGAAGAATCCAAATCAACCGGCTTACACGGGGCAGGGTAACGGCGCTCCGAACGAACACGATCAGTCCGCCGCGGGGACGAAAATCGAAGTGAACAGGTCAGACGCCGTCGTTGCCTCCAGGTCCGCGCCGGGAGCGTTCGAGAACAATCCTTTCGCCAAGCTGGATCTCAAGCCTCGCGAGGAACGCGCATAA